The Bacteroidota bacterium genome includes a region encoding these proteins:
- the pruA gene encoding L-glutamate gamma-semialdehyde dehydrogenase — protein sequence MSNAFFHVPKALNEPVKSYAPGTTERKLLKEAITELKSRTVDIPMFIDGKEVRTGKTIAIHPPHELAHTLGVYHKGDESHVKMAIDAALKAKLQWENTPWEQRAAIFLKAADLLTGPYRYKMNAATMLAQSKNCFQAEIDAACELIDFWRFNVEFMTKVYTDQPESGAGMWNRMEHRALEGFVFALTPFNFTSIGGNLPTAPAMMGNTVVWKTSNTQIYSAWVIMEILREAGLPDGVINLVHVSGTEAGKVIFSHPDFAGIHFTGSTSVFRTIWTTIGENIALYKTYPRIVGETGGKDFIIAHKSAHPNALATAMSRGAFEFQGQKCSAASRAYIPSNLWPEVKKYVQADLASMKMGVIDDFSNFINAVIDEKAFDTISGYITKAKEDGLEIVAGGNFDKSKGYFIEPTVILAKDAKYRSMCEEIFGPVLTVYVYDENKWEETLDIVNTTSPYALTGAIFSQDRYEIITATNKLRHAAGNFYINDKPTGAVVGQQPFGGARASGTNDKAGSILNLLRWVSPRSIKETFNPPTDYRYPFLIEE from the coding sequence ATGTCGAACGCATTTTTTCACGTCCCAAAGGCACTTAATGAACCGGTAAAAAGTTACGCTCCCGGCACTACTGAGCGAAAATTATTAAAAGAAGCAATCACCGAACTTAAGTCCAGAACGGTTGATATTCCTATGTTTATCGATGGAAAAGAGGTGAGAACCGGTAAAACGATCGCTATCCATCCGCCACATGAATTAGCGCATACACTGGGTGTATATCATAAAGGAGATGAAAGTCACGTAAAAATGGCTATAGATGCTGCCTTAAAAGCAAAGCTTCAGTGGGAAAATACGCCCTGGGAGCAAAGAGCTGCCATTTTTTTAAAGGCTGCCGACCTTCTTACAGGACCCTACAGATATAAAATGAATGCAGCAACAATGCTTGCTCAAAGCAAAAATTGTTTTCAGGCGGAAATTGATGCTGCCTGTGAGTTGATCGACTTTTGGAGATTTAATGTAGAGTTCATGACCAAGGTGTATACTGACCAACCGGAAAGTGGTGCCGGGATGTGGAATCGTATGGAACACAGGGCTTTGGAAGGATTTGTTTTTGCCTTAACACCCTTCAATTTTACCAGTATTGGAGGTAATTTGCCCACTGCTCCGGCAATGATGGGAAATACAGTAGTTTGGAAAACATCTAACACCCAGATCTATTCCGCATGGGTTATTATGGAAATTTTACGGGAAGCCGGATTGCCTGATGGAGTGATAAATCTTGTACATGTGAGTGGTACTGAAGCCGGAAAGGTAATTTTTTCGCATCCGGATTTTGCCGGAATACATTTTACAGGATCAACTTCGGTTTTTAGAACGATATGGACCACTATTGGCGAAAATATAGCACTGTATAAAACCTACCCTCGAATTGTGGGAGAAACCGGCGGTAAAGATTTTATAATTGCTCATAAAAGTGCACATCCAAACGCACTTGCAACAGCAATGAGTCGCGGTGCATTTGAGTTTCAAGGGCAAAAATGTTCGGCGGCCAGTAGAGCCTATATTCCTTCAAACCTCTGGCCTGAAGTAAAAAAATACGTGCAGGCAGACCTCGCAAGTATGAAAATGGGAGTTATTGACGACTTCTCTAATTTTATAAATGCTGTTATTGACGAAAAAGCATTTGACACCATCTCCGGCTATATAACTAAAGCAAAGGAGGATGGTTTGGAGATTGTTGCGGGTGGAAATTTTGATAAATCAAAAGGATATTTTATTGAACCTACGGTAATACTTGCAAAAGATGCAAAATACCGAAGCATGTGCGAGGAGATTTTTGGACCGGTGCTTACTGTTTATGTATACGATGAGAATAAATGGGAAGAAACGCTCGATATTGTGAACACCACCTCGCCTTACGCCTTAACAGGAGCAATTTTTTCTCAGGACAGGTATGAAATTATTACCGCGACAAACAAATTGCGTCACGCAGCCGGTAATTTTTACATAAATGATAAACCAACGGGAGCTGTAGTAGGACAACAGCCATTTGGCGGCGCTCGTGCCTCAGGAACCAATGATAAAGCAGGTTCCATCCTCAATCTGTTGCGTTGGGTATCTCCGAGATCTATAAAAGAGACCTTTAATCCACCAACTGATTACCGATATCCGTTTTTAATTGAAGAATAA
- a CDS encoding T9SS type A sorting domain-containing protein, which produces MRFKIIVLNLSFLFLLPSFGQITIIDTIESGGLERNYRLYIPTAYDGSEPVPLVLNLHGYTSDAFGQDLYANFRVIADTANFLIVLPNGTLDGIGNRYWNCFTEKGIGVDDVAFLSDLIDSISANYNVDANRIYSTGMSNGGFMSHALACELSNKIAAIASVAGSIDEDRLPACDPQHPMPVMQIHGTADDVVPYEGNPDFIPVESVIDYWTNFNNCDEAAEFTAIEDIVPSDSCTAEHFVYGGCNKNINVELYKIIDGGHTWPGTALTFLGVTNLDINACKEIWYFFSRYRLDELTSVQPDLTSPKNNIIIQPNPASELININISNNELINSIILYDIKGRKILTLENLQILNYTLQINDYANGTYFIQVIGKEFNSTVSFIKE; this is translated from the coding sequence ATGCGTTTTAAGATAATAGTATTAAACCTCTCTTTTTTATTTTTACTGCCGTCGTTTGGGCAGATCACGATAATAGATACCATAGAAAGTGGAGGGCTGGAGCGGAATTATCGTTTATATATCCCCACAGCCTACGATGGATCTGAACCAGTTCCGTTGGTTTTGAATTTACATGGTTACACCAGCGATGCTTTTGGACAAGATCTTTATGCAAATTTTCGGGTGATTGCAGATACGGCAAATTTTTTAATTGTATTGCCAAATGGAACTTTGGATGGAATTGGCAATCGTTATTGGAATTGTTTTACTGAAAAAGGAATTGGAGTGGATGATGTTGCATTTTTAAGTGATCTTATTGACAGTATTTCTGCAAATTATAATGTTGATGCAAATCGTATTTACAGCACCGGAATGAGTAATGGTGGATTTATGAGTCATGCCCTTGCATGTGAATTAAGTAATAAAATTGCAGCCATCGCAAGTGTTGCCGGAAGTATAGATGAAGACAGATTACCGGCTTGTGATCCACAACATCCCATGCCTGTGATGCAAATACATGGTACAGCAGATGATGTGGTACCTTATGAAGGAAATCCTGATTTTATACCTGTAGAATCTGTAATTGATTACTGGACCAATTTTAATAATTGTGATGAGGCTGCTGAATTTACTGCTATAGAGGACATAGTTCCTTCCGATTCCTGTACTGCAGAACATTTTGTTTATGGTGGTTGTAATAAGAATATCAATGTGGAATTATATAAAATTATTGATGGCGGACATACCTGGCCGGGAACAGCGCTTACTTTTCTTGGAGTAACCAATCTCGACATAAATGCATGTAAAGAAATATGGTATTTTTTCAGTCGCTATAGGTTGGATGAATTAACTTCAGTACAACCTGATCTTACATCCCCAAAAAATAATATTATAATTCAACCTAATCCGGCTTCAGAATTAATTAATATTAATATATCGAATAATGAATTAATTAATTCGATAATATTATATGATATTAAGGGGAGAAAAATATTGACATTGGAAAATCTCCAAATACTCAATTATACATTACAAATTAATGATTATGCGAATGGAACCTACTTTATACAAGTAATTGGCAAGGAATTTAATTCTACCGTTTCATTCATAAAAGAATGA
- a CDS encoding class I SAM-dependent methyltransferase, with the protein MDENNYLEINRELWNKRTGVHYHSEFYGVKTFLEGKSTLNKIELDLVGDVKGKTLLHLQCHFGMDTLSFARMGAEVTGIDLSDEAINKANELKQKSGLNGNFICCDLYETRKHLKEKFDIVFTSYGTIGWLPDLNKWAEIIADSLKPGGIFIFAEFHPVYWMYDNAVSKIEYSYFKNKDIIEEEKNTYADKDAVIELKSISWNHSLHESISALLNHGLILEKFEEFDHSPYNIYQNAVEVGENKFQIKGLEGMMPLVFALRAKMKE; encoded by the coding sequence ATGGATGAGAATAATTACCTGGAGATCAACAGAGAACTCTGGAACAAAAGAACGGGTGTACATTACCACAGCGAATTCTATGGAGTAAAAACCTTTTTGGAAGGAAAAAGCACCTTGAATAAAATTGAACTGGATCTTGTTGGAGATGTAAAGGGAAAAACATTGTTACATCTTCAATGCCATTTCGGAATGGATACCTTAAGTTTTGCCAGAATGGGAGCTGAAGTTACCGGAATCGATCTAAGTGACGAGGCAATAAATAAAGCAAATGAACTAAAACAAAAATCCGGTTTAAATGGTAATTTTATTTGCTGCGATCTTTATGAAACACGTAAACATTTAAAAGAAAAATTTGATATAGTTTTTACCAGTTACGGAACCATAGGTTGGTTGCCCGATCTTAATAAATGGGCAGAAATAATTGCCGATAGTTTAAAACCCGGAGGCATATTTATTTTCGCAGAATTTCATCCGGTTTATTGGATGTATGATAATGCAGTTTCAAAAATTGAATATTCTTATTTCAAAAATAAAGATATTATTGAAGAAGAAAAAAATACCTATGCCGATAAAGATGCTGTTATTGAATTAAAATCAATAAGCTGGAATCACAGTTTACATGAAAGTATTTCTGCTTTGTTGAACCATGGATTAATTTTAGAAAAATTTGAAGAATTTGATCATTCGCCTTATAATATTTATCAAAATGCGGTGGAGGTTGGGGAGAATAAATTTCAGATAAAGGGGTTGGAGGGGATGATGCCTTTGGTATTTGCACTTCGTGCAAAAATGAAAGAATGA
- a CDS encoding T9SS type A sorting domain-containing protein: MKSNNRLLQYSTFAVSFLLLKEADSEAVYTDISPDTLIDQELETFIVDLNNDGVIDFAFLRRSFSFLKTTYSSGYITSHFSAQIVGPEQFGNQIAGTMNTISPSYGATTNYYPYAVLFNEMIDENMNFQFDGYQFMAFRFRGEYSSYWPFGGRWYPEVTDRYLGFYFEDTVNCFHYGWMRCDVKDFGKELVIKDFAYETKCDVGIHAGDIIGDTTTVSISEINTLNANVYSFENIIYINLNELDAEVKVSVYDITGKEIYSNSVQEKFSNFVLNQPANFYFVKLTSNKKELIKKIYINN, encoded by the coding sequence TTGAAATCTAATAACAGATTATTGCAATATTCCACCTTCGCTGTGAGTTTCCTCTTGCTAAAAGAAGCTGATAGTGAGGCAGTGTATACTGACATTAGCCCGGACACATTAATTGATCAGGAACTAGAAACTTTTATAGTTGATTTGAACAACGATGGAGTAATTGATTTCGCTTTTTTAAGAAGATCATTTTCATTTTTAAAGACAACATATTCGTCAGGTTATATTACCTCTCATTTTAGTGCGCAAATTGTTGGACCTGAGCAGTTTGGCAATCAAATTGCTGGCACAATGAATACAATTAGCCCCTCTTATGGAGCTACCACCAATTACTATCCATACGCCGTTCTTTTTAATGAAATGATCGATGAAAATATGAATTTTCAATTTGATGGATATCAATTCATGGCTTTCAGATTTAGAGGAGAATATAGTTCCTACTGGCCATTTGGAGGTCGTTGGTATCCCGAAGTAACAGATCGTTATCTTGGTTTCTATTTTGAAGATACTGTTAATTGCTTTCACTATGGGTGGATGCGATGTGATGTAAAAGATTTTGGAAAGGAGCTAGTAATAAAAGATTTTGCATACGAAACAAAATGCGATGTTGGTATCCATGCAGGAGATATAATAGGCGATACAACAACCGTTTCAATTTCCGAAATAAATACTTTAAATGCTAATGTTTATAGTTTTGAAAATATCATTTATATAAATTTGAATGAATTGGATGCTGAAGTAAAAGTATCCGTTTATGATATTACCGGAAAAGAAATTTATTCGAATTCTGTTCAAGAAAAGTTTTCAAATTTTGTTCTTAATCAACCTGCAAATTTTTATTTCGTTAAATTAACTTCCAATAAAAAGGAACTGATTAAAAAAATTTATATTAACAATTAA